The genomic stretch gtttcaggtcgaagagtggtatacactattatcaccatgagaataacttatgacactttgcataactttctatatagtattctcatagcgggtcaatccggtataaatattactcctaatattcatacgtatgtttaagacttgataactctttatccatgatccatgagatgtgatcatcagtctacaaacataatagtcttaatgctttaatgttatcccatttcacactaaagctcgactacggatactttaagaatattgtccttatgtttaatgtgttctcatgattaagtcacacttaatacattaaacggactatctattccagggactttattaatcaaccataataaagaaaatgtcttttattattaataaataattcgatacaagtaccaaaaagtattggcctctagggcttacaccaacacgaATAAGATCATAGAGCAACAATTTGCACCGAGCAAGAAGCGCTGAGAAACAATCGCCGAACAACAATCAATAATTACAGAAACAGTATCAATTGCAACAAATCAAAGAAGAATTGATTTTTATAAACACCAAATCAAGATCGTGGAGCAGTAGCGGGAATCGTAAAGAAGAAATCACGAAACGACAAATAACTCAGAATAGCAAACAACCATAagattttgattttaaaaaatggTTTCGAAACGAACACCAAAGAGGTTTCGAGACAAACAAGAAACGAACACGAACGAGAAGCACGATTTAGAGAGCGACCCAGTGGAGTGTCGTTGTTCAGCCAAGATAACAATGTTTCACTGGTTTGATCGAACACGCTCTGATACCATGTCATGAATTTTGACTTTATCCCTTTCTCTATTGCATTCCGTACTATATATAATAGTATCAATAATTATAGATGATTACAAATTATAACGACAAATATTCTATTGCCTAATTTATCTAACATATCGTAGAAAAGTAAATAATTTACAATAAAGAATAAGATCAATTCCTATTAACAAGATTGAGGGTCTTTCCATGATACCTAACACTCGACAATAGGCTTTTGTTTTTGCTTAGTCAGCTCTCTCATAAGCTGGAAGAATAAAAAGCAACACATTATTTCTAGATACTCTATGGAAGCGGAATATCACGCCCTCATCAATACCACTTATCAAGTCTTATGACTTCTCTATTTTCTTCAAGATCTTGGAGTTACACATACGAAACCAATCACCATTTACCATGACAACAAATCGGGCATACACATTGCCAACAATCTGGTCTTTCACGAACAAAACACATTAAAATGGATTGTCGTGTAATTCAAGACAAGATACAAGCCAACATAATTCACTTGATGTCAATCCACACAGGACGACGAGTGACAAATATATTCACTGAGGCACTTCGTAGTAATATCATGCTCCTTTTCACACTCTATCTATTAAATTAGGACGGTATAACATACACTCTAGTTTGAGGGAGGATGTTAAACACAATTAATTCCTTGTGTTTagtttatttttcctttttcaaTAAGTTAGTTTTATTTAACTTAACACATCCTATTTTAATGGGTTTAGTTAGTTTCTTGTTTACCCTGTTATGTATATAAACATGATCTTAACACTATTGTAAAAGTCAAATTGAATTAATATAATTCTCTTCCTTTTTTTTCATCTTCATTTTCCTATAGTaataaaaaaatagtttttttttgtCCAATGGATATGGATTAACAAAAACCGTATTAGTTACTATGTATATGTGTACTAGTTTGCTCTTTGAACATCATTTCCTAAAACACTAATTAGGACAGTTtagaaaagaagaagaagaatcaacTTAGGATCATGCAAGTAATATATTTTTACCCACAAAAAGACACTCCATAAATACACATAAACAACCACATACAAAATAGGAAACCACCCTCAAAATTTCCTTCACAAAGTACAAACCCCAAAAAACCCTTCACCCACGCAATGTTAATCACTCCTCATGAAATCAAAACCACTCACCTTGTACTCAAAAACAGTTTCATACTGTTTTTTTCTTCTCCTTCCCAAACCCAAGAAGAAAACACAACCAATGACATACTCAAAACAAGACACCAAAAACTACGTTGTTATACGACCATGCATCTGTCTATTATGGACAGTAATTCTAGCTGCGTTTGTAACAGCAGCGTTTCTCCTATGGCCAGTGGATCCAGAAATCGAAATGGAGAAACTAACGGTGAAACGAGCCAAGGTTCATCCTCTGCCGCCGTTGAGCGCTAACGTGTGGTTGTCAGTGGCGgtgaaagttcacaacaaggtTCTGTGTTGGATGGAGCTGGCGGAGGTTGACGTCGGAATAAAGTATCGAGGACAGAAGCTTGGTCACGTGGAGACGGAGGGGTGGCATGTGGCGGGGTGGGGTTCGGCTCATGTGTTCGGTGATCTTGAGTTTGGTGGACTGCCGTCTCCTGAAGTGGCACATTTTATGCAGGATCTTGGTAAGGGTAGGGTCCAGTTTCATACTGCGGTTGAAGTTGTGGGAAATCTTGGACTTTTTTTCTTTCGCTTCCCTAACATTTTCAAggtattgttattgttgttcGATTAGGACTTTCTTATCATGATTTTACGCTCTTAATATGAAATGATGAACCACAATTATGATTCTAGAAAACTTGCGCATCCTTTATTTGCCTTTTATCAATTCTCAGAACactttaattttatttttgtctTATTTAAACAGGTAAAATTATCATGTGAGGTATTGGTGAATACAAAAAACCATACAATTATAAATCAACATTGTATTGTAAAGGTAAGCTTCTAAATCCTGATAGATAACTTGATATGCCAATTAATCTGCTTCTCTTGTATTGACGATGTTTATAATTTCAATGATCAAATGAAGGATTAACTCCACAAATGCTCTCCAATGCAACCATGGTGTGAAGGCTTAGAAGATGTTAGTAATCTTTTATATATCTATACATACAAGTGTAATGCAAGTTTGATGCACCACATATTATGGCTCTATTAAGGAAAAATAACTTATAGTTTATAAGTTAGTTTATAGAAGATGAATTTATATCAGATAACTCATAATATAGCGGATGATATTTGATAGTCGATAAATTAATTGATTGCATTTGTAGTGTTTAATATAATTAGCttttaatataatttataatttttttttatcataacGAACTTATCTCAAGATTCTATAGCCGCCTAACTAGCTCATGGCTCATTACATTAACTTGTCTCTAAAAAAAACTCGGCCAACAAATCAATATATAATAGATATAAAATTCTCCACACTTGTAAGAATCTTCAAGATCAGTAATAAATATAAGACGAGAAATCGAACAAATAAAACTACAAAAAACACAAATATTTTAATGTAGAAAATCCGTCAATATGAGAGTAAAAATCATTAGTCGTTCAGACCAAAGAAATAGTTCTACTATAATCAATTAAGGATACATGACAGTCTTAAAGTGATTCATAAACTAGTGCTAACAATCGCAAGTGTTAACGGTTGAAAATAAAGCCTTTTGTATTTAAGGAAAATGCGTGGCAATATTAGAGATTTGAAATAGAAACTTGATAGATAGAAGAATTCTTTGTGGAAGAGAGAACTTTGTATTTTTGTTTGATACAAAAGTGTAGGATTACATCTTTATTTATAGTACTATAAGTAGAAATCTAGACACGCTAATTTTAGAGATTTCTCAACTCTAAAAATCCCAAgagtattctagaaaatattacaatcCTAAAAAATATCTAGACACTCCAAACACTACAAGAGTTTTTTAGAAATAGTATCCAAAATCACCTAAGTCCAAAATAACTAAACCCAAAAAGTAAAAATAAGATAATATGGTTAGACccaaatcaagtttaatatttcaacatcCCCCCTTAAATTTGATTTGTGACTCCAAGCATACTCCTTAGCTTCACGAGAGTTTCCAATTTGGGTGGCTTGGTGAAAATGTCGGCAGCTTGATCTTGAGACATCACATAATTCAAATTCACCTCCTTCTTCTCGATGCATTCTCTTATGAAGTGGTAATGGGTGTCGATGTGCTTACTTTTTTCATGAAAGACGAGATTCTTTTTCAAAGCAAGTGTTGATTTATTGTCAAAATATATTTTCATAGGATATTTTTGTGGCATTTTTAACTCTTTCAATAAGTTCCTTATCCAAATTGCATGACAAACACATGATGAGGCGACGACATACTCAACTTCACAAGTTGACAGTGTGATGATATGTTACTTCTTTGGCATCCAGGTGAAAGTAGTATCTCCCATAAAGAACACAAAACCAGTAGTGTTCTTTCAATCATCCAATTCTCTATTCCAATCAATATCACTATAGGAAACAATCTCATAATTGTTAAAAGAGTAAAAGTGCAAGCCAAAGTTTATTGTACTTTTGATGTATCGAAAGATTCTCTTTGCCTCGTTGAAGTGAGTTGTTGTTGGAGCTTTCATGTAGCGACTTACGACTCCTACGACATAGAGAATATTTGGCCTTGTACTTGTCAAGTAATATAGACTTCCAACCAAACTTTTGTAAAGAGTTGGATCAACAATCTCTCCATGTTCATGCTTGCTCAACTTGCTGCCACATTTCATCAGGGTGCCAACCGGATTGACATCATCCATCTTAAACTTCTTAATGATTTATTTGAGATAGCCTTCTTGGGCGATGAAAATTCCTTTGTCTTCTTGCCTTACTTTGATGCCGAGATAATATGCCATGATCCCCATATTCGTCATCTCAAATTCATTTAACATGTCTTTCTTGAACTCTTCGAACATGCTTGGATTTTTATCTGTGAAGATCAAGTCATCTACATACAAGCACATAATCAAAATATCTCCATTTTACGCTTTAATATAGAGTGCTTGCTCACATGGACACTTGATGAAGTTCTTGTCTTGAAATTACTTGTCGATTCGAACATCCTAAGCTCTTGGTGCTTGCTTGAGTCCCTACAACTCCGTTTTTAACTTCAATACGTTTTCTTCTTGTCATTTTACTTTATAGCCCTGTAATTGTTCAATATAAACTTCTCCTTCGAGAAAACCATTCATGAAGGCCGacttcacatccatttgatagatcttccattcattttgggatGCCAAAGAAATTATCAGTCTAATAGTTTCAAGACGAGCAACGGGAGCAAATACATCATCATAGTCAATTTCTTGTCTTTGAGTATAGCCTTTCGCCACCAATCTTAATTTGTATCTCTCCACATGTCCTTTTGTATTCTTCTTCTCCTTGTACACTCATCTTACTCCGATTGCTTTGTGACCTCGTGGAACTGTAGTAAGTTCCAACATATCATTCTTCATGATTGACTTGATTTCTTCGTTCATGGTGTCTCTCCACTTTACGTTTTCAAACGCTTCTTAATATCTTAGAGGCTTGCAATCACCAAAAGGACAAAATAGGTTAATGTAATTTTGGTTTTCGGTTACCTCATAAAGCTCTTAAATGCTCCTTAGTCGTGGTATCCTCTCAGTTGAGTTTGTTTCATCCAAACATAGTGTCAGTGAGACAGGTGGTGTAATATGTTCCTCTATCATTGGTTGTTCCATTTCTTCTTCCTCTTCAAAGTAAGGAAGAAAACAATCTTGTCTTTTTGAACATTCCAATcccaacaatcttcttcttctaACTCCACGCCGCAACATATGACAATCTTTCCATTATTTAGATTAGAGAGCTTGTACTCTTTGGAGCTTAAGTCGTAACCCATGAACACATACTCCTTACGTTTAACATCGAGCTTTGTTCTTATTTCATATAGAATGTGGGTATGGGCATTGCTTCCAAACACTTTGAGGTGAGAGATCTCAGGCTTCCTTCCACTCCATGTTTCTTGTGGTGTCTTCTCATGCACGCTTCTTGTTGAGGAACCGTTTGTCAGGTAAATCGCACATGCCATTACTTTGGCCCAAAACTCCTTATGCATCTTTTGGCTCTTAAGCATGTTTCGCACCATGTTAAGTATGGTCTGGTTCTTTCTCTCCACTACTCCTTTTTATTATGGATCTTGGCACTGTCATTGGGCGGCAGATTCCATGGTCTTCACAATATTTATGGAACTCATTTGAAGTGAACTCTCATCCTCTGTCAGATCTCATGGCCTTAATGGAAATACCACTTTGTTTCTCCGCAAGGGCTTTGAACTTCTTAAAATTTTCAAACACTTCTGACTTCTTCTTCAAGAAATAAACGCACatttctagaataatcatcaataaaGAGGAGAAAGTATTTACTCTTACCAAAAGAGTTCAGTTTGATTGGTCTACAAACATCAGTATGTATGAGCTCTGGCGATTTTGTCGCTCTTGAcgttgattcctttggaaatCTTTTCTGGAATTGCTTCCTAATTAGACATCCTTTAAAGAGTTAGTCTGGGTGGTTGATGCTAGGCAAGCCTCTCACCATCTCCTTCTTAGCCAAACGTTCTAGATTGTCGAAGTTGAGGTGTCTGAATCGTAGATGTCATAGCCACGAAGAGTCGGTATAGCAAGCCTTGAGACAAACATTCTATTCTTTGACATATGCACCTTAGCAGTCAAGTTATGTCAACAATCTCTTAGAAAAGACTATGTTCTTTCAAGTGGATGTCATAGCCTTTCTCTAGTAATTGTCCCAAGCTCAAAGTATTATTCTTCATGTTAGGTACATAGTAGACATTGGACATGAATTGATGACTCCCAATCTCAAGTGTATGAGACATTGCCAGTTTTCGCTTCATTAATCTCTACAAACATGCTTCGATCGCCAGACATGTGGTTGCTTGCGTCGGTGTCAAGGTACCACTTATTTATTTTCTCTTCAACCTGGTTTTGGTACGCAAGCAATACAGTTTCTTCTTCTATGCATTTTTCTTCTACAAAGTTATCTTTATCCACAACCTTCTTCGAGAATCTACACTCAGATGCATAATGACCGATCTTGTTGCAATTGAAGCCCTTGATTTGTAATTTTTTGTACCTCGACCATGAACTTCCTCTTCCACGGCCTCTTGTTGCTTGTGGATTCCAACTTCTTTCTCCATTGTTGAAGTTGttggatttattattataagtgCCTCTTCCTTCTCCTTCATGTCCTCGCCCACGCCCCCGATCTTGGCCA from Lathyrus oleraceus cultivar Zhongwan6 chromosome 7, CAAS_Psat_ZW6_1.0, whole genome shotgun sequence encodes the following:
- the LOC127104060 gene encoding uncharacterized protein LOC127104060 gives rise to the protein MKSKPLTLYSKTVSYCFFLLLPKPKKKTQPMTYSKQDTKNYVVIRPCICLLWTVILAAFVTAAFLLWPVDPEIEMEKLTVKRAKVHPLPPLSANVWLSVAVKVHNKVLCWMELAEVDVGIKYRGQKLGHVETEGWHVAGWGSAHVFGDLEFGGLPSPEVAHFMQDLGKGRVQFHTAVEVVGNLGLFFFRFPNIFKVKLSCEVLVNTKNHTIINQHCIVKD